One part of the Flavobacterium johnsoniae UW101 genome encodes these proteins:
- a CDS encoding GbsR/MarR family transcriptional regulator has product MEFKEAKNKFVQTWGALGSQWGINKTMAQIHALLMVSNEPVSMEEIMEELQISRGNASMNLRGLMDWGIVYKEFKAGERKEFFTAEKDLDELAVKISRERSKREIKPTLKILKEVSTIEPKDSAEEKHFVDQTEKLYDFVLKVDNMLDKVTEMNENWLGRMVIKLLK; this is encoded by the coding sequence ATGGAATTCAAAGAAGCAAAAAATAAGTTTGTACAAACCTGGGGAGCATTAGGTTCTCAATGGGGAATTAATAAAACGATGGCACAGATCCACGCTTTATTAATGGTTTCAAACGAACCTGTTTCTATGGAAGAAATTATGGAAGAATTGCAAATTTCCCGCGGAAATGCCAGTATGAACCTGAGAGGTTTAATGGATTGGGGAATTGTTTATAAAGAATTTAAAGCTGGAGAAAGAAAAGAGTTTTTCACAGCAGAAAAAGATCTGGATGAACTTGCGGTAAAAATATCCAGAGAAAGAAGTAAAAGAGAAATTAAGCCTACTCTAAAAATCTTAAAAGAAGTTTCGACAATAGAACCAAAAGATTCTGCTGAAGAAAAACACTTTGTAGATCAAACAGAAAAACTATATGATTTCGTTTTAAAAGTTGACAACATGCTTGACAAAGTAACAGAAATGAATGAAAACTGGCTGGGCCGTATGGTTATCAAATTACTCAAATAA
- a CDS encoding YqjF family protein, giving the protein MDFLKAEWKNLALFNYEVDREILEKYLPEGTEIDIWNNKCYVSLVGFMFKNTKVLGIKVPFHVDFEEVNLRFYVKRFENGEWKRGVVFIKEIVPKKAITFIANTLYQEHYETQKMRHEIIESNNTNTFIYQWKNDKEWNTIELETKNVLTQIETNSEAEFITEHYFGYTKIDQETTFEYEVIHPRWEQYEVLNHRIDIDFEKNYGRDFGFLQTQKPTSVFLAKGSKITVKNKRKLQVIPVLEEMY; this is encoded by the coding sequence ATGGATTTCTTAAAAGCAGAATGGAAAAATTTAGCCTTATTTAATTATGAGGTTGATAGAGAAATTTTAGAAAAATATCTTCCAGAAGGAACAGAAATCGATATTTGGAACAACAAATGTTATGTCAGTCTGGTTGGTTTTATGTTTAAAAACACCAAAGTTTTAGGCATTAAAGTTCCTTTTCATGTTGATTTTGAAGAAGTCAATCTGCGATTCTATGTAAAACGTTTTGAAAACGGCGAATGGAAACGCGGTGTGGTTTTTATTAAAGAAATTGTACCTAAAAAAGCCATCACATTTATTGCCAATACTTTGTATCAGGAACATTATGAAACTCAGAAAATGAGACATGAAATTATTGAAAGTAACAATACCAATACTTTTATTTATCAATGGAAAAATGACAAAGAATGGAATACAATTGAATTAGAAACTAAAAATGTATTGACACAAATTGAAACTAATTCTGAAGCTGAATTCATTACAGAACATTATTTTGGATATACAAAAATTGATCAAGAAACTACTTTTGAATACGAAGTTATACATCCAAGATGGGAACAATATGAAGTCTTAAATCATCGTATTGATATTGATTTTGAAAAAAATTATGGACGTGATTTCGGATTTCTTCAAACTCAAAAACCAACTTCTGTATTTCTGGCTAAAGGATCAAAAATTACCGTAAAAAATAAAAGAAAACTGCAGGTTATTCCTGTTCTGGAAGAAATGTATTAA
- a CDS encoding TIGR01777 family oxidoreductase encodes MKKLIIAAGTGFLGQVLVHHFKNKFDEIVILTRGKSQSINGIKYVNWNAGTFSGWEKELENATVLINLAGKSVDCRYTKKNKKEILLSRIESTKILNKAVLNCQNPPRHWLNSSTATIYRYSLDKKMDEDDGEIGNDFSINVALSWEKAFFKTETPKTLKTALRTSIVLGKNGGALIPLKTLAKIGFGGKQGKGIQFVSWIHEDDFANAIDFIIEKEMTGVINIVSPKPIRNVDFMQKLRKAVGFPFGISMNNFFLEIGSFIIRTETELVLKSRNVVPKRLLENEFQFKFDTLEKALQNLI; translated from the coding sequence ATGAAAAAACTCATTATAGCAGCCGGAACAGGTTTTCTCGGACAAGTTTTAGTCCATCATTTCAAAAATAAATTTGACGAAATTGTAATTCTGACTCGAGGAAAATCTCAGTCAATTAACGGTATTAAATACGTAAACTGGAATGCCGGAACTTTTTCAGGCTGGGAAAAAGAATTAGAAAACGCAACGGTTTTAATTAATCTGGCAGGAAAATCTGTTGACTGTCGTTATACGAAAAAGAACAAAAAAGAGATTCTTTTATCCCGAATTGAAAGCACCAAAATTCTAAATAAAGCGGTTTTAAATTGCCAAAATCCACCGAGACATTGGCTGAATTCATCAACGGCAACCATTTATCGATATTCTCTTGACAAAAAAATGGATGAAGATGATGGTGAAATTGGAAATGACTTTTCTATAAATGTTGCACTTTCATGGGAAAAAGCATTCTTTAAAACTGAAACTCCAAAGACTTTAAAAACTGCTTTGCGAACTTCTATTGTTTTAGGAAAAAATGGCGGCGCATTGATTCCGTTAAAGACTTTGGCAAAAATTGGTTTTGGAGGAAAACAAGGAAAAGGCATTCAGTTTGTGAGCTGGATTCATGAAGACGATTTTGCCAATGCAATTGATTTTATTATTGAAAAAGAAATGACTGGCGTTATTAATATTGTTTCTCCTAAACCTATTCGAAATGTTGATTTTATGCAGAAACTTCGAAAAGCAGTTGGCTTTCCATTCGGAATTTCGATGAATAATTTCTTTCTGGAAATCGGATCTTTTATTATTCGAACAGAAACAGAATTGGTTTTAAAAAGCAGAAATGTAGTTCCGAAACGTCTTTTAGAAAATGAATTTCAATTTAAGTTTGACACTTTAGAAAAAGCTTTACAAAATTTAATTTAA
- a CDS encoding UbiA prenyltransferase family protein encodes MKLLKQIFNFYLNSSIHVALSCYALVRITFHVFHIQYDAPMALFVFFGTIVGYNFVKYDALVRVKKNPIGTQLKIIAVLSFISVILVGYYFFHLKRITQIVSVVIFLITALYTLPFFPNRRNARNWAGVKIYIVALCWVGATLVLPLINAEIPFTTDFLIKCIQRFVLVFVLILVFEIIDLANDDPHLQTVPQTIGVKKTKLLGFLLLIPFWFLEVFISTFNYHDAIINLIMVIMLMLFIFFANSNRSKYYTSFWVESVPIFWWLMIVFL; translated from the coding sequence ATGAAACTTCTAAAACAAATATTTAATTTTTATTTAAACAGCAGTATTCACGTGGCTTTATCGTGTTATGCTTTAGTTCGAATTACGTTTCATGTGTTTCATATTCAATACGATGCGCCAATGGCGTTATTTGTTTTCTTTGGAACAATTGTAGGATATAATTTCGTAAAATATGACGCATTAGTCCGCGTAAAGAAAAATCCAATTGGGACTCAATTAAAAATTATCGCCGTTTTAAGTTTTATTTCTGTGATTTTGGTCGGTTATTATTTTTTTCATTTAAAGCGGATTACTCAAATTGTGTCTGTTGTAATTTTTTTAATTACCGCACTTTATACACTTCCGTTTTTCCCAAACCGAAGAAATGCCCGAAATTGGGCAGGCGTAAAAATTTATATTGTAGCGCTTTGCTGGGTTGGTGCGACTTTGGTTCTGCCTTTAATAAATGCCGAAATTCCGTTTACAACAGATTTCCTCATCAAATGCATTCAGCGATTTGTATTGGTTTTTGTTTTGATATTGGTTTTCGAAATTATCGATTTGGCAAACGACGATCCGCATCTGCAAACCGTGCCGCAGACAATTGGCGTTAAGAAAACAAAACTTTTAGGATTTTTACTTCTGATTCCGTTTTGGTTTTTAGAAGTTTTTATTTCAACATTCAATTATCACGATGCAATTATAAATCTTATCATGGTCATCATGCTGATGTTATTTATCTTTTTTGCCAACTCAAATCGTTCTAAATATTACACTTCCTTTTGGGTTGAAAGTGTTCCAATATTTTGGTGGCTGATGATTGTGTTTTTATAA
- the gcvP gene encoding aminomethyl-transferring glycine dehydrogenase encodes MKTDAFALRHIGPRETDLQHMLQTIGVDSIEQLVYETLPDDIRLKAPLNLDPAMTEYEFANHIQELGKKNKVFKSYIGLGYHPTIVPAPIQRNIFENPGWYTAYTPYQAEIAQGRLEAILNFQTTVIELTGMEIANASLLDEGTAAAEAMALLFDVRTRDQKKNNTHKFFVSEEILPQTLSVLQTRSTPIGIELVVGNHETFDFSTEFFGAILQYPGKYGQVNDYGAFVAKAKENEIKVAFAADILSLAALTSPGEMGAAVVVGTTQRFGVPMGYGGPHAAYFATKDEYKRSMPGRIIGVSVDANGNRALRMALGTREQHIKREKATSNICTAQVLLAVMAGMYAVYHGPKGLKYIANKVHASAVTTAEALNKLGVFQTNTAFFDTILVKADAQKVKAIAEKNEVNFFYPDAESVSISLNETTSVSDINQIIAIFAEALGKEAVTVSELTTASQLPASLERTSSFLTHDVFNNHHSESQLMRYIKKLERKDLSLNHSMISLGSCTMKLNAASEMLPLSMPNWNSIHPFAPVEQAEGYITMLKKLEQQLNVITGFAGTTLQPNSGAQGEYAGLMAIRAYHLSRNEGHRNVCLIPSSAHGTNPASAAMAGMKIIVTKTTPEGNIDVEDLREKAIEHKDDLSCLMVTYPSTHGVFESSIIEITKLIHENGGLVYMDGANMNAQVGLTNPATIGADVCHLNLHKTFAIPHGGGGPGVGPICVNEKLVPFLPTNPILKVGGEQAITAISSAPYGSALVCLISYGYITMMGAEGLKSATEHAILNANYMKSRFEGHYPILYTGECGRAAHEMILDCRAFKENGIEVGDIAKRLMDYGFHAPTVSFPVAGTLMIEPTESEDLAELDRFCDALISIRKEIEAATADDKNNVLKNAPHTLAMLTSDSWDFPYSREKAAYPLEYIADNKFWPSVRRVDDAYGDRNLVCSCAPIEAYMEN; translated from the coding sequence ATGAAAACAGATGCTTTTGCTTTAAGACACATTGGTCCAAGAGAAACAGATCTTCAACACATGTTACAAACAATTGGTGTTGACTCGATTGAACAACTTGTTTATGAAACCCTTCCGGACGATATTCGTTTAAAAGCTCCTTTGAATTTAGATCCTGCTATGACAGAATACGAATTCGCAAACCACATTCAGGAATTAGGAAAGAAAAATAAAGTATTCAAATCCTATATTGGTTTGGGTTATCATCCAACAATCGTTCCGGCTCCAATTCAGAGAAACATCTTTGAAAACCCGGGATGGTATACAGCTTACACACCTTATCAGGCAGAAATTGCTCAAGGTCGTCTTGAAGCTATCTTAAATTTCCAGACTACTGTTATCGAGTTAACAGGAATGGAAATTGCTAACGCTTCTTTATTAGATGAAGGAACTGCAGCTGCAGAAGCTATGGCGTTATTATTTGACGTTCGTACGAGAGATCAAAAGAAAAATAATACACACAAATTCTTCGTTTCTGAAGAAATTTTACCTCAGACTTTATCTGTACTTCAAACACGTTCAACTCCAATTGGAATTGAATTAGTTGTTGGTAACCACGAAACATTTGATTTTTCAACTGAGTTTTTCGGAGCTATTTTACAATACCCAGGAAAATATGGTCAGGTAAACGATTACGGTGCTTTTGTTGCTAAAGCAAAAGAAAATGAAATCAAAGTTGCCTTTGCTGCTGATATTTTATCATTAGCTGCCTTAACTTCTCCGGGAGAAATGGGAGCTGCAGTAGTAGTTGGAACAACTCAGCGTTTTGGTGTACCAATGGGTTACGGAGGTCCTCACGCAGCATATTTTGCGACTAAAGATGAGTACAAACGTTCAATGCCGGGCCGTATTATTGGAGTTTCTGTTGATGCAAACGGAAATCGTGCTTTACGTATGGCTTTAGGAACTCGTGAACAGCACATTAAACGTGAAAAAGCAACTTCTAATATTTGTACTGCTCAGGTTTTACTAGCAGTTATGGCCGGAATGTACGCTGTTTACCACGGACCAAAAGGATTGAAATACATTGCAAACAAAGTTCATGCCTCTGCAGTTACTACTGCTGAAGCTTTAAATAAATTAGGAGTTTTCCAAACAAACACAGCTTTCTTTGATACAATTTTGGTAAAAGCTGATGCTCAAAAAGTAAAAGCGATTGCTGAGAAAAACGAAGTAAACTTCTTCTATCCTGATGCTGAATCAGTTTCGATTTCATTAAACGAAACAACTTCTGTTTCAGACATCAACCAAATCATTGCAATTTTTGCTGAAGCTTTAGGTAAAGAAGCAGTTACAGTTTCTGAATTAACTACAGCTAGTCAATTACCGGCTTCGTTAGAAAGAACGTCGTCTTTCTTAACGCATGATGTTTTCAACAATCATCATTCTGAAAGTCAATTGATGCGTTACATCAAAAAATTAGAGCGTAAAGATTTATCATTGAATCACTCAATGATTTCATTAGGTTCTTGTACAATGAAATTGAATGCTGCTTCTGAAATGCTGCCTCTTTCAATGCCAAACTGGAACAGCATTCACCCGTTTGCACCAGTTGAGCAAGCTGAAGGTTACATCACGATGCTTAAAAAATTAGAGCAGCAATTAAATGTAATTACTGGATTTGCCGGAACAACATTGCAGCCAAACTCTGGAGCTCAGGGAGAATATGCTGGATTAATGGCGATTCGTGCTTACCATTTATCAAGAAACGAAGGTCACCGTAATGTATGTTTAATTCCATCATCAGCTCACGGAACAAATCCTGCTTCTGCAGCGATGGCCGGAATGAAAATCATTGTTACGAAAACGACTCCTGAAGGAAATATTGACGTAGAAGATTTAAGAGAAAAAGCAATTGAGCATAAAGATGATTTATCTTGTTTAATGGTAACCTATCCTTCTACTCACGGAGTTTTTGAATCTTCGATTATTGAAATCACTAAATTAATCCACGAAAACGGCGGATTAGTATATATGGATGGTGCAAACATGAACGCGCAGGTTGGATTAACAAATCCTGCTACAATTGGCGCTGACGTTTGTCACTTAAACTTACACAAAACATTTGCTATTCCTCACGGTGGCGGCGGGCCTGGAGTTGGACCAATTTGTGTGAACGAAAAATTAGTTCCGTTCTTGCCTACAAATCCAATCTTAAAAGTAGGCGGAGAACAAGCTATTACTGCTATTTCATCTGCTCCTTACGGATCAGCTTTAGTATGTTTAATTTCTTACGGTTACATTACAATGATGGGAGCTGAAGGATTAAAAAGTGCTACAGAACATGCAATCTTGAATGCTAACTATATGAAATCTCGTTTTGAAGGCCACTACCCAATTCTTTATACTGGAGAATGTGGAAGAGCAGCACACGAAATGATTTTAGATTGCCGTGCATTTAAAGAAAACGGAATCGAAGTTGGTGATATCGCAAAACGTTTAATGGATTACGGTTTCCACGCTCCTACGGTTTCTTTTCCTGTTGCCGGAACTTTAATGATCGAACCAACAGAATCTGAAGATTTAGCTGAATTGGATCGTTTTTGTGATGCACTTATCTCAATCAGAAAAGAAATTGAAGCTGCAACTGCTGATGACAAAAACAATGTATTGAAAAATGCACCTCACACATTAGCAATGTTAACTTCTGATTCTTGGGATTTCCCTTATTCTAGAGAAAAAGCGGCTTATCCATTAGAGTATATTGCTGACAATAAATTCTGGCCATCAGTTCGCCGCGTAGACGACGCTTATGGTGACAGAAACCTGGTTTGCAGCTGTGCTCCTATTGAAGCTTACATGGAAAACTAA
- a CDS encoding 3-oxoacyl-ACP synthase III family protein translates to MKIKIIGIGSYIPNLEVKNTDFDKHVFLNEDGTPFGYPNEVVIKKFKGITGIQNRRYAEPQYTASDLAFFAAQKAIANAGIDAETLDYIIFAHNFGDVKTATHQTDILPSLATRVKNKLGIKNPKCVAYDILFGCPGWIEGVLQANAFIKSGMAKRVMVIGAETLSRVVDDHDRDSMIYSDGAGVSILEASTDEAGLLSYESATYANDEANYLFFGKSYNPDLDPDIKYIKMYGRKIYEFALSNVPCAMKSCLDKSGIAIDEVKKILIHQANEKMDEAIIERFYKLYDKTPPKDIMPMSIHDLGNSSVATVPTLFDLILQGKIENQEINKGDVIIFASVGAGMNINAFVYRY, encoded by the coding sequence ATGAAAATAAAAATTATTGGTATTGGGAGTTATATTCCTAATTTAGAAGTAAAAAACACAGATTTTGACAAACATGTTTTTTTAAATGAGGACGGAACTCCTTTTGGTTATCCGAATGAAGTTGTAATTAAAAAATTTAAAGGTATTACGGGAATTCAAAACCGCCGTTATGCCGAACCTCAATATACTGCATCTGATTTAGCATTTTTCGCAGCTCAAAAGGCTATTGCAAATGCCGGAATCGATGCTGAAACTTTAGATTATATCATTTTCGCTCACAACTTTGGCGATGTAAAAACCGCAACTCATCAAACTGATATTCTGCCAAGTTTAGCAACACGTGTAAAAAACAAATTAGGAATCAAAAACCCTAAATGTGTGGCTTACGATATTCTTTTTGGATGTCCGGGCTGGATTGAAGGCGTGCTTCAGGCAAATGCTTTCATTAAATCCGGAATGGCTAAAAGAGTAATGGTAATTGGAGCTGAAACTTTATCAAGAGTTGTTGATGATCATGACCGCGATTCGATGATTTATTCTGATGGAGCCGGAGTTTCTATTTTAGAAGCATCAACAGATGAAGCAGGATTATTATCTTACGAAAGCGCTACTTATGCCAATGATGAAGCTAATTATCTTTTCTTTGGAAAATCATATAATCCAGATTTAGATCCGGATATCAAATACATCAAAATGTATGGACGTAAAATTTACGAATTTGCTTTGAGCAATGTTCCGTGCGCTATGAAAAGCTGTTTAGATAAAAGCGGTATTGCCATTGACGAAGTAAAGAAGATCTTAATCCATCAGGCAAACGAAAAAATGGACGAAGCAATTATCGAGCGTTTCTACAAACTTTACGATAAAACACCGCCAAAAGACATCATGCCAATGAGTATACATGATCTGGGAAACAGCAGTGTTGCAACTGTTCCAACCTTATTCGATTTAATTTTACAAGGAAAAATTGAAAACCAGGAAATCAACAAAGGCGATGTTATTATTTTTGCTTCAGTAGGAGCCGGAATGAATATTAATGCTTTTGTTTACCGATACTAG
- a CDS encoding methyltransferase gives MYEKTFPNKRFKLTLEFLQKHVNTSETIFDFGVPNPFSKIMEENGYTVKNTKGEDLDNDHTALQTEEYTVFTAFEIFEHLLNPYTILENVKCDKLLISIPLRLWFSPAYRSKTDMWDRHYHEFEDWQLDWLLEKTGWKITDRLQFTHPVKKLGIRPLLRYFTPRYYIVAAEKVKN, from the coding sequence ATGTACGAAAAAACGTTTCCGAATAAAAGATTCAAACTTACCTTAGAGTTTTTACAAAAGCACGTTAACACATCAGAAACCATTTTTGATTTTGGCGTACCGAATCCATTTTCTAAAATAATGGAAGAAAACGGATATACAGTTAAAAACACAAAAGGCGAAGATTTAGATAACGATCATACTGCTTTGCAAACAGAAGAATATACTGTTTTTACAGCATTTGAAATTTTCGAACATTTACTAAATCCATACACAATTTTAGAAAACGTAAAATGCGACAAATTGTTAATTTCAATTCCGCTGCGTTTATGGTTCTCACCTGCTTATCGATCTAAAACTGATATGTGGGACAGACATTACCACGAATTTGAAGACTGGCAATTGGACTGGCTTTTAGAAAAAACAGGATGGAAAATAACAGACCGTCTTCAATTTACACATCCGGTAAAAAAACTTGGAATCAGACCTTTATTACGATATTTTACTCCAAGATATTATATTGTTGCAGCTGAAAAAGTTAAGAACTAA
- a CDS encoding glycosyltransferase family 2 protein, whose translation MKYYIVIPAHNEQDLIGLTLQSLVTQTVLPAKVVVVNDNSTDKTEEVVLSFAKDNPYISVVNKTSDAIHLPGSKVIQAFQKGFETLGSDYDIIVKIDGDLIFPPNYFETIIKHFESDPKIGMAGGFCYIDKNGEWVLENLTDKDHIRGALKAYRKETFQQIEGLRPAMGWDTVDELLCKYYDWKIVTDESLHVKHLKPTGANYNKTARYKQGEAFYTLGYGFWITAIASAKLAMMKKKPFLFLDYIKGFLKAKKAKTPLLVTPEQAKFIRNYRLKKMKEKLF comes from the coding sequence ATGAAATATTACATCGTCATTCCCGCTCATAACGAACAAGATTTAATTGGCCTGACTTTACAATCTCTGGTTACTCAAACTGTTCTGCCTGCAAAAGTTGTAGTTGTAAACGACAATTCGACAGATAAAACGGAAGAAGTTGTATTAAGTTTTGCAAAAGATAATCCGTATATTTCTGTTGTAAACAAAACTTCAGATGCGATTCATTTACCGGGAAGCAAAGTAATACAAGCTTTCCAGAAAGGTTTTGAAACTCTGGGTTCTGATTACGATATTATTGTAAAAATAGACGGCGACTTAATTTTCCCGCCAAACTATTTTGAAACTATAATCAAACATTTCGAATCTGATCCAAAAATTGGAATGGCCGGCGGATTCTGCTATATTGATAAAAACGGCGAATGGGTTTTAGAAAACCTTACGGATAAAGACCATATTCGCGGAGCTTTAAAAGCGTACCGAAAAGAGACTTTCCAGCAAATTGAAGGTTTACGACCAGCAATGGGCTGGGACACTGTAGATGAATTACTTTGTAAATATTACGATTGGAAAATTGTTACCGATGAATCTTTACATGTAAAACATCTAAAACCAACTGGTGCAAATTACAACAAAACTGCCCGCTACAAACAAGGCGAAGCTTTTTATACTTTAGGTTATGGTTTTTGGATTACTGCAATTGCTTCGGCAAAACTGGCAATGATGAAGAAAAAGCCGTTTCTCTTTTTAGATTATATCAAAGGTTTTTTGAAGGCCAAAAAAGCAAAAACTCCTTTATTAGTTACCCCTGAACAAGCTAAATTTATTAGAAATTATCGTTTAAAAAAGATGAAAGAAAAGCTTTTTTAA
- a CDS encoding MlaE family ABC transporter permease yields the protein MMLIRYLSQIGKYFLMLKEIFNKQTKWPVMKNLIFKEIDDLIIDSLGIVCFISFFIGGVVAIQTALNLTNPLIPKYLIGFATRQSVVLEFAPTFISVIMAGKMGSYITSSIGTMRVTEQIDALEVMGVNSVNYLVFPKIIALLMYPFVIGISMFLGIFGGWLACAYGGFSTGADFIMGAQKDFIPFHITYAFIKTLIFAMLLATIPSFHGYYMKGGALEVGKASTTSFVWTSVTIILLNYILTQLLLG from the coding sequence ATGATGCTAATTCGTTATTTATCCCAAATAGGAAAATATTTTTTAATGCTGAAGGAAATTTTCAATAAACAGACCAAATGGCCTGTTATGAAAAATTTAATTTTCAAAGAAATTGATGATTTGATTATTGATTCACTTGGAATTGTCTGCTTTATATCATTTTTTATTGGAGGAGTTGTTGCCATTCAAACGGCATTAAATTTAACCAATCCCTTAATTCCAAAATATCTTATTGGTTTTGCTACACGTCAATCTGTAGTTTTAGAGTTTGCCCCTACTTTTATTTCGGTAATTATGGCCGGAAAAATGGGGTCTTACATCACTTCAAGTATCGGAACGATGCGTGTTACAGAACAAATTGATGCGTTAGAAGTTATGGGAGTTAACTCAGTAAACTACCTTGTTTTCCCAAAAATTATAGCTTTATTAATGTACCCTTTTGTTATTGGGATTAGTATGTTTTTAGGAATTTTTGGAGGATGGCTTGCTTGTGCTTACGGAGGATTTTCAACCGGAGCAGATTTTATTATGGGAGCCCAGAAAGATTTCATACCATTTCATATTACGTATGCCTTTATAAAGACTTTAATCTTCGCCATGTTATTGGCAACAATTCCGTCTTTTCATGGATATTACATGAAAGGTGGTGCATTAGAAGTTGGTAAGGCTAGTACAACGTCATTTGTATGGACATCTGTTACTATCATCCTTTTAAATTATATATTAACTCAATTATTACTAGGATAA
- a CDS encoding ABC transporter ATP-binding protein, which yields MIEVKNIEKSFGDSKVLKGVSTVFETGKTNLIIGQSGSGKTVLLKTLLGIHTPDSGTIEFDGRVYSDLDKDEKRELRTEIGMVFQGSALFDSMTVEENVAFPLKMFTKNNKAQIQERVDFVLERVNLIDAHKKLPSEISGGMQKRVAIARAIVNNPKYLFCDEPNSGLDPNTSTLIDNLIQEITKEYNITTVINTHDMNSVMEIGENIVFLKKGLKAWQGTKEEIFKTDNKDIVKFVYSSNLFKKVREAYLRGL from the coding sequence ATGATAGAAGTAAAAAATATAGAAAAATCATTTGGTGACAGTAAAGTTTTAAAAGGCGTTTCGACGGTATTTGAAACTGGAAAAACCAACTTGATTATTGGACAAAGTGGATCTGGAAAAACAGTTTTATTAAAAACACTTTTAGGAATTCACACACCTGACTCAGGAACAATTGAATTTGACGGAAGAGTTTATTCTGATTTAGATAAAGACGAAAAACGTGAATTAAGAACCGAAATCGGGATGGTATTTCAAGGTTCTGCATTATTTGACTCGATGACAGTTGAAGAAAATGTGGCTTTCCCGTTAAAAATGTTCACCAAAAACAACAAAGCACAAATTCAGGAACGTGTTGATTTTGTTTTAGAAAGAGTAAATCTGATAGATGCTCATAAAAAATTACCTTCTGAAATTTCCGGAGGTATGCAAAAACGTGTTGCGATTGCGCGTGCTATTGTAAACAATCCGAAATATTTGTTTTGTGATGAACCAAACTCAGGTCTGGACCCGAATACTTCAACTTTGATTGATAATCTGATTCAGGAAATCACGAAAGAATACAATATTACTACCGTAATTAATACTCACGACATGAACTCTGTGATGGAAATTGGTGAAAATATTGTTTTCTTAAAAAAAGGATTAAAAGCCTGGCAGGGAACTAAAGAAGAAATCTTTAAAACCGACAATAAAGATATTGTTAAGTTTGTATACTCTTCTAACCTGTTCAAGAAAGTACGTGAAGCATATTTAAGAGGACTATAA
- a CDS encoding SprT-like domain-containing protein, producing MSDTLAKYIPEHAVKPVFDLIVANQVHLKIVNERQTRHGDYRRGPSGKHEITVNASLNKYRFMITLIHEIAHLVAFEKFGRNIKPHGNEWKFTFQRLMVPFIRPEIFPSQILPLLARHFKNPSASSDTDTTLSLALKQFDTDNDKSYVFEIPFGSVFRIKNGKVFKKLAVRTKRFECIEISSGKTYLFNPNAEVELMD from the coding sequence TTGAGCGATACATTAGCAAAATATATTCCCGAGCATGCTGTAAAGCCTGTTTTTGATTTGATTGTAGCCAATCAGGTGCATTTGAAGATCGTAAACGAACGTCAGACACGTCATGGAGATTACAGGCGTGGACCTAGCGGTAAACATGAAATTACGGTTAATGCAAGTTTGAATAAATACAGGTTTATGATTACGCTGATTCATGAAATTGCACATTTGGTTGCTTTTGAAAAATTCGGTCGAAATATAAAACCACACGGAAATGAATGGAAATTTACTTTTCAAAGATTAATGGTTCCGTTTATTCGGCCAGAGATATTTCCGAGTCAGATATTACCTTTATTAGCAAGACATTTTAAGAATCCGTCGGCGAGCAGTGATACAGATACAACTTTATCTTTGGCATTAAAGCAATTTGATACAGACAACGACAAAAGTTATGTTTTTGAAATCCCGTTTGGAAGCGTTTTTAGGATCAAAAACGGAAAAGTATTCAAGAAACTAGCAGTTCGTACCAAACGTTTTGAATGCATTGAAATAAGCTCTGGAAAAACATATCTTTTTAATCCAAATGCCGAAGTTGAATTGATGGATTAG